A window of the Molothrus ater isolate BHLD 08-10-18 breed brown headed cowbird chromosome 16, BPBGC_Mater_1.1, whole genome shotgun sequence genome harbors these coding sequences:
- the MLST8 gene encoding target of rapamycin complex subunit LST8, translating into MNAAQGTVGSDPVILATAGYDHTVRFWQAHSGICTRTVQHQDSQVNALEITPDRSMIAAAGYQHIRMYDLNSNNPNPVINYDGVSKNITSVGFHEDGRWMYTGGEDCMARIWDLRSRNLQCQRIFQVNAPINCVCLHPNQAELIVGDQSGAIHIWDLKTDHNEQLIPEPEVSVNSVHIDPDASYMAAVNSSGNCYVWNLTGGIGEEVTQLIPKTKIPAHNRYALQCKFSPDSTLLATCSADQTCKIWRTSNFSLMTELSIKSNNPGETSRGWMWDCAFSGDSQYIVTASSDNLARLWCVETGEIKREYSGHQKAVVCLAFNDSVLG; encoded by the exons ATGAACGCGGCGCAGGGCACGGTGGGCAGCGACCCGGTCATCCTGGCCACGGCCGGCTACGACCACACGGTGCGGTTCTGGCAGGCGCACAGCGGCATCTGCACCCGCACGGTGCAGCACCAGGACTCC CAGGTCAATGCCCTGGAGATCACACCGGACCGGAGCATGATCGCAGCCGCAG GGTACCAGCACATCCGCATGTACGACCTCAACTCCAACAACCCCAACCCCGTCATCAACTACGACGGCGTGAGCAAGAACATCACCTCGGTGGGGTTCCACGAGGACGGGCGCTGGATGTACACGGGCGGGGAGGACTGCATGGCCCGCATCTGGGACCTCAG GTCCCGGAACCTCCAGTGCCAGCGCATTTTCCAGGTGAACGCTCCCATCAACTGTGTCTGCCTGCACCCCAACCAG gcagagctgatcGTGGGCGACCAGAGCGGGGCCATCCACATCTGGGACCTGAAGACTGACCACAACGAGCAGCTGATCCCCGAGCCCGAGGTGTCGGTGAACTCGGTGCACATCGACCCCGACGCCAGTTACATGGCAGCTGTGAACAGCTCg ggaaacTGCTACGTGTGGAACCTGACGGGCGGCATCGGCGAGGAGGTGACGCAGCTCATCCCCAAGACCAAGATCCCGGCTCACAACCGCTACGCCCTGCAGTGCAAGTTCAGCCCCGACTCCAC GCTCTTGGCCACCTGTTCTGCAGATCAGACGTGCAAGATCTGGAGGACTTCAAACTTCTCTCTGATGACAGAGCTGAGCATTAAGAGCAACAACCCCGGGGAGACGTCGCGGGGCTGGATGTGGGACTGCGCCTTCTCTGGGGACTCCCAGTACATTGTCACAG CCTCCTCTGATAACCTGGCCAGACTGTGGTGTGTGGAGACAGGGGAGATCAAGAGGGAATACAGTGGCCACCAGAAAGCCGTGGTCTGCCTGGCCTTCAATGACAGCGTCCTGGGATAA
- the PGP gene encoding glycerol-3-phosphate phosphatase, giving the protein MADAMAAGGPRRCRRLEGEAARAALANADTLLFDCDGVLWRGEAAVSGAAAALERLAAAGKRLCYVTNNSGRTRAAYTEKLRRLGFPPAEPRHIFSSAFCAARYLRQALPPGAAAYVLGSAALAAELEAVGIPHVGTGPAALPGPAPADWVQAPLEPAVRAVLVGFDEHFSYAKLCQALRYLLRGGSECLLVGTNRDHRLPLEGGAGIPGTGCLVKAVETAAQREAFIVGKPNRFMFDCLAQEFPVDPARTIMVGDRLDTDILMGNSCGLTTLLTLTGVTALDEVRGHQDSGCPARHSLVPDYYVDSIADLLPALGQ; this is encoded by the exons ATGGCGGACGCGATGGCGGCGGGCGGcccgcggcgctgccggcggcTGGAGGGCGAGGCGGCGCGGGCCGCGCTCGCCAACGCCGACACGCTGCTTTTCGACTGCGACGGCGTCCTGTGGCGGGGCGAGGCGGCCGTgagcggcgcggcggcggcgctggagcggctggcggcggcgggcaAGCGGCTGTGCTACGTGACCAACAACAGCGGGCGGACGCGCGCGGCCTACACCGAGAAGCTGCGGCGCCTGGGCTTCCCGCCCGCCGAGCCCCGGCACATCTTCAGCTCGGCCTTCTGCGCCGCCCGCTACCTGCGGCAGGCTCTgccgcccggcgccgccgcctaCGTGCTGGGCAGCGCCGCGCTGGCCGCCGAGCTGGAGGCCGTGGGCATCCCGCACGTCGGCACCGGGCCCGCCGCCCTGCCCGGGCCCGCGCCCGCCGACTGGGTGCAGGCGCCGCTGGAGCCCGCCGTGCGCGCCGTGCTCGTGGGCTTCGACGAGCACTTCAGCTACGCCAAGCTGTGCCAGGCGCTGCGGTACCTCCTGCGCGGCGGCTCCGAGTGCCTCCTGGTCGGCACCAACCGCGACCACCGGCTGCCGCTCGAGGGCGGCGCCGGCATCCCCG GGACAGGGTGCCTGGTGAAGGCCGTGGAGACAGCAGCACAGCGCGAGGCGTTCATCGTGGGCAAGCCCAACCGCTTCATGTTCGACTGCCTGGCCCAAGAGTTCCCGGTGGACCCCGCTCGCACCATCATGGTGGGGGACAGGCTGGACACGGACATCCTGATGGGCAACAGCTGCGGGCTGACCACGCTGCTCACCCTGACCGGGGTGACAGCCCTGGACGAGGTGCGGGGCCACCAGGACAGCGGCTGTCCCgccaggcacagcctggtcCCTGACTACTACGTGGACAGCATCGCCgacctgctccctgctctggggcagtga
- the BRICD5 gene encoding BRICHOS domain-containing protein 5 encodes MPSLSVGRRQSRSSRDRRATAHFPAPSRTFWIILSVALLFFAVVGVSVVGVLSFSPSSAQAGSQLLRVTLQGQQDPLRNQTAVVDKARSTVTYYITSQSNLSAVVLYDSRNGYVCYKPLEQRACYLRRMEPWDLQMALNTSEHSAEQLLQPNNQTKFYREFLGIVAGQQLEPRALGEAVQSLCEHSSIFWVRRAHGPGRQRLIYLCIDICFPSNICVSICFYYLPE; translated from the exons ATGCCCAGCCTGAGCgtgggcaggaggcagagccgCAGCAGCCGG GACAGGAGGGCCACAGCAcacttcccagctccctccaggaCCTTCTGGATCATCCTGTCCGTTGCCTTGTTGTTTTTTGCAGTTGTTGGTGTCAGTGTGGTGGGGGTTCTCAGcttctcccccagctctgcccag gctggctcccagctcctccgagtgacactgcagggccagcaggaccCGCTGAGGAACCAGACAGCCGTGGTGGACAAGGCCAGGAGCACTGTCACCTACTACATCACCTCGCAGAGCAACCTGAGCGCCGTGGTGCTGTACGACAGCAGGAAC GGCTACGTGTGCTACAAGCCGCTGGAGCAGCGAGCCTGCTACCTGAGGAGGATGGAGCCCTGGGACCTGCAGATGGCTCTCAACACCTCTGAGCACAGc gctgagcagctgctccagcccaacAACCAGACCAAGTTCTACCGGGAGTTCCTGGGCATtgtggcagggcagcagctggagcccagggccctgggggaggctgtgcagagcctgtgTGAGCactcctccatcttctgggtgcGCAGAGCCCACG GGCCGGGGAGGCAGCGCCTCATCTACCTGTGCATTGACATCTGCTTCCCCAGCAACATCTGTGTCTCCATCTGCTTCTATTACCTGCCCGAGTGA